TCGGGCCCGGCCAGTGCCGCGCACGCCGCGTGCAGCCGGGCGAGGTCGCGGTGGTCCGGCACGATCACCAGCGCACCCCGACCCGTGCTGACCACGGTCGTGGCGGCCTCGGCCAGGCGCGCGGGCCAGTCCTCGGCCGGCAGCGCCTGCCACACCGCGCGTGCCGTCCGGCCGGATCGCAGGGCGTCCAGCAGGTTCGGCCCGAACGGGTACCGGGACCAGCCCTCGGTCGACGGCGCCGGGGGTGCCGGTGCCGGGTCCGGGGACGGCTTGGCCTCGGTGCGGGCGTGCCGGGGTGGCACCGCCATCCGCAGCACGTCGGTCAACGTGCCCGCGTACCGGTCCGCCACCGCCCGCGCCAGGGCCGCCACCTCCGGCGACAGCACCGGCTCCGGTGAGATGACCCGGTCCAGGAACGTCAGCTGCCGGCCGTAGTCCGACTCCTCCACGCGTTCGAGGAGGTAGCCGTCGACCAACTGGCCCGCGAACCGCACCCGCACCCGGCAACCGGGCACCGCGTCCGCGTCCTGTTCGGTCGAGACCTGGTAGTCGAACGGACGGTCCAAGTGGGGCAGCGGAACGTCCACACAGATCCGGGCGACGGGCAGCGTCGACGCGGGTACGCGTTCCCCGCGACGAGCGCTCGCCTTGCCTGCCATGCGCTGAGGTCTACCAGAGTGCCTCCTCGTGGTTGTCGGGACGGTGGGCCGGGTGTGATGACGTCATGGGTATAGTTTCGAACAGGTGTTCGAAGAGCGCAAGATCACTTTCGGGTGAAAGCGGCGTCGAGCACGCCGTCCAGCCCGGCGGCGGTGAAGGCCTTGACCAGCGCGTCCCGGCCTTCCGTGAAGTGCCCCCAGCCCTCGAAGTGCACCGGCACGACCCGGCGAGCGCCCAGCACCCGTGCCGCTGACGCGGCCTGCCCGCTGTCGAGCGTGAGCAACGCCCCGTCGAACAGCACCGTCCGGGCCGCACCCGCGAACAGCACGGCGGTGTCCACCGGCCCGACCCGCGCGGCGATCTCCTCCACCACGGCGAGCGAGGCGTTGTCCCCGCTGACGTAGACCGTGGGCAGGTCGGCCGCGGTCAGCACGAACCCGACGACCTCGCCGGTGACCGGCTCGCACCCGTCCGGCCCGTGCTGGGCGGGCGCCGCGGTGATCGTGAGCGTGCCGCCATCGGGCCGGGGCAGTTCGACCTGCTCCCAGGGCGCGAGCCCCCGGGCCGTGCCGCCGAGCCGTTCCGCGCCGCCCCGGGTGGTCAGGGTCAACGGGACATCGGCCAGGAACGCGCGGCCGGCGCGGTCGAGGTTGTCCGGGTGCTGGTCGTGGGAGAGCAGGACGGCGTCGATCCAGCCCAGGTCGGCCGGGGTCGTGGCGGTCGGCATGGTCTTGGTCAGGACGCGCGTGCCGCCGACGCTGTAGTCGCCGGGCGCGTCGAAGGTCGGGTCGGTGAGCAAGCGCAGGCCGCCGACCTCGATCAACGCGGTCGGGCCGCCGAAGGTCTGCACGGTGATCTGCTCGGTCATGGCATCCCCAGTCATGGATAAAGCTCCGTTTTGCCGTGAGGAACCTAGCCCGGCCTCACGGAAAACTGCAAGCGTTAACATGAGAGGCATGGACGTGATCCCGGCCGCGGGTGCGGAGCAGTACCCGGCGCTGGACTTCGCGAACAGCGCGCTGGCCCTGCCCGGAGGGCAGTACCTGGACCTGCTCGGGTCGCCGGACGCCGCGACGCGCTGGTTGGCCGAGCACGACCTCGCGCCGGCCGACTCCGGGTTGCGGGAGACGTGCGCGGCGCAGCTGCGGGCGTTGCGCGAGCAGATCCGGATGTTGCTGGCGGCGCGGGTGGACGGGCTGCCGGTCCCGGCGGGTGCGCTGGAGGCGGTCAACGACGCCATGACGCGGACGCCCACCGCGTCGCTGCTGCGGTGGGACCCGGCCCGGGGGTTGCACCGGGAGTCGCCGCACCCCGTGACGCGGATCGTGGAGCACGCGCTGGCGGTGCTGGCGGCGGACGCGGCGGACCTGGTGACGGGGGCGGATGCGGAGCGGTTGGCGGCTTGCGGGTCACCGCCATGCAACCGGTACTTGCTGCGGACCCACGCGCGTCGGCACTGGTGTTCGACCCGGTGCGGGGACCGGGCTCGGGCGGCTCGGGCTTACGCGCGCCGCAAAGGCGACTGACGGACACGGCTTCCGAGCGGGCTTGTCGCGCGCCGAGGCGCGGCCTCCGGCCCCCGGTTCCATTGTCCCACGGCGGACCGACAATTCCGGGCGCGGCGGGTGGCGAGGCGCAGTGGGCTGGGCGCGAGGGCGCGGCTTTCGAGCGGGCACGCAGGGCGAGGGTGGCGGCGTTCGGTGGGAGGCGCTGGAGCTGCTGTGCGCGGCCGAGCCGGGGCGGACGGCGTACACGCGGCGATGCGCGGGCGCTGGGCGAGGGTGCGGCCGGGCGAGGGCGTGGCGAGGCGAGGCGAGCGGGCGTTTCGTGTTGGGGCGCGGCCTCCGGCCCCCGGTTCCATTGTCTCACCGGGGACCGACAAATTCGGGGTTGGCGGGCGTAAAGCGGTAGGGCTGGGCGGGGGTGGGTGCGGGGACTTCGACGGGGGAGATCGGGTGTGGGGGTTCTCGGGGTGGCGGTTCAGGAGTAGAAGGGAACGATGCTCCGGTCGACCAGCACACTCGCCGCCCTTGCCGTGGTGGCCGCTCTTGTCGTTCCTGCCGGTGTTCCTGCCGCCGCCGCTGCCGAAGCGCCACGTGAGCCCGAAGCCGTTGGTGCGGGCGGAGTGGTGGCCAGTATCGATCCCGACGCCTCCCAAATCGGCATCGACGTCCTGCGGCGTGGGGGGAACGCCGTGGATGCCGCCGTTGCCACGGCCGCGGCTCTCGGCGTCACCGACCCGTTCTCCGCGGGCATCGGTGGGGGCGGGTTCCTTGTGTACTACGACGCCAGAACCCGCAAGGTGAGCACGCTGGACGGGCGGGAGACCGCGCCCGCCGCCGCGAACGAGAACCTGTTCGTCGAGAACGGCAAGCCGATCCCCTTCGCCGAAGCGGTCACCAGTGGGCTGTCGGTGGGGGTCCCGGGCACGCCGCGCACGTGGCAGCGGGCCCTCCAGCGGTGGGGCACGATCTCGCTGGACAAGGCCCTCAAGCCCGCCGAGGACCTCGCCCGCCGGGGCTTCACGGTCGACTCGACCTTCCACCGCCAGGTCAGCGAGAACGCCGCCCGCTTCGCCGACTTCACCTCCAGCGAAGCCCTGTTCCTGCCGGTTCCCGACATCGGCACGACCTTCCGCAACCCCGACCTCGCCGACACCTACCGCGCCCTGCGCAAGGACGGCGTCTCCGCGCTCTACAAGGGCGGCATCGGCAAGGACATCGTCCAGACCGTCACCCACCCGCCCGTGAAGCCGACGTCCACCCGGACCGTCCGCCCCGGCGCGATGACCATGACCGACCTCGGCAACTACAACGCCCCGCAGCGCGAACCCAGCCACACCACCTACCGCGGCCTGGACGTCTTCGGCATGGCACCGCCCTCCTCCGGCGGCACCACGGTCGGCGAGGCGCTGAACATCCTGGAGACCACCAAGCTCGCCGACGAGACCCCGACCCAGTACCTGCACCGTTTCCTGGAGGCCAGCCGCCTGTCCTTCGCCGACCGCAACCGGTGGGTGGGCGACCCGAGCTTCTCCGACGTGCCGACCGCCGAACTGCTCTCCCAGGAGTACGCCGACACCCGCGCGTGCCTGATCTCGCCGACCACCGCGCTCACGAGCCCCGTCGCGCCCGGCGACCCGCGCAACCCCAAGCCGTGCGGCACGGACGGCACCGACGCCCCCACCCCGTACGAGGGCACCGACACCACCCACCTGACCGTCGCCGACCGCTGGGGCAACGTCGCCGCCTACACCCTCACCATCGAGCAGGAGGGCGGCAGCGGCATCGTCGTGCCCGGTCGCGGGTTCCTGCTCAACAACGAGCTGACCGACTTCTCCTTCACCCCGGTCACCCCCGGCGTCCCCGACCCGAACCTGCCCGGCCCCGGCAAGCGGCCCCGCTCGTCCATGTCGCCGACGATCGTGCTGGACCACGGCAAGCCGGTGCTGGCCCTGGGTTCACCGGGCGGCGCGAGCATCATCACCACCGTCCTCCAGGTCCTGACCCAGCGCCTGGACCGCGGTCTCACGCTGCGCCAGGCCATCGAGGCGCCCCGCGCGTCGCAGCGCAACTCCGCCAACACCCAGGCCGAGGCCGCGTTCCTGGCCACCCAGGACGACGAGGCCCTGGCCGCGCTCGGCCACCGCTTCACCTCGACCGGCGAGATCGGCGCGGTGACCGCCGTCGAACGCCTGCCCGATGGCCGGTGGCGGGCCGCCGCCGAACCGACCCGCCGGGGTGGTGGCGCGGCCCGGGTCGTCTACCCGCGCTAGAGGTGTCGGGCGGCCCCCACCCCCATGAGGGGCCGCCCGACCGGCTAGCCGACGGGACCGGTCTGCAACACGGTCCCGTCCTGCGCGTACGCGGTCAGCCGCGCTCCCACCGCCGACGCGTCCAGCGACGGCAGGGCCGTCAGCACCCCGGCGAACGTCCGGTCCCGCACCTCGACCGGGCGCGGGCCGGAGGCGTCCACGAGTTCGAGGCGGTGGACGTCCTCCCGGAGCGTGCCGCCGACCAGCAGCACGAACCCCAGCGGCGGACCGGAGTCCCGACCGGCGAGCGCTCGCACCTGGTAGGCGTCCGCGGGCGACCCGATCCCGCCCATCGGCCCGTCCACCTGGGTCGCGCGGTAGTGGTCGAGCCGGCAGTACGCCGTGGTGCCGGCCGGGCCGCGCAACACGGCCAGCCCGGCGGTGGTGTCCGCGCCGACCACCGCGCCCAGCGTCCACGGCACGACGTCGCTGACCGGGCGGGAGGAGCTGAGCATGCCGACGTCCAGGCACCGGTCGAAGACGTTCGCGGCCGGGTCGGCGACGCCGCTGGGGTACCAGTCGACGGTCTTGGCCGCGTCCGGCACCGCCGCCGGGTCCAGCGTGTGCACCTGGACCGGCTGCTCGCGGTAGGTCAGCTCGAACAGCGTGGCCGGCGACGACGAACGGGCCACGAAGTACCCGTAGTCGGTCAGCACGCTGGGCAACGGGCCGCCCCGCGCGGACCGGACGGACAGCCCGGCCAGGCCCGGCGGGACCTTCCCGACCAGGACGCCGCTGGGTGACCGCCAGGTCACCCGGAGGTCGCCGACCGGGACGGAGGCCGCGGCCGTCGAGGTGGACGTGGTGGCGTGGGTGAGCTCGCAGAACCGGTCGGACCGACCGGCGAGGACGCGGCGGCCATCGAGGCGGACGGTGAACAGGGCCGCGGTGAGGCCGCAGCGGGACAGGTCCTCGGGCGTGGTGGCGACGACCTCGGCCTTGTCGGGGCCGGCGAGCAGGCGGGTCAAGCCGGTGGGTGGCACGGGGATCGTGCCCGGCCCGTCGCCGGAGGTGGTCCGCGCCACGACCAAGCCGCCCACCAGCACCGCGACGGCGACCGCCACGGCCAGCGGACCGCGCGCGCCGCGACCACGTGCCCGGTCCGCGGTCGGCCCGAAGACCGTGCGGCGCATGCGTTCGCGCACGTCCGCGGGCAGCGCGCGGCGCGGGGGGAGTTCCGGGAAGCTCATCAGGAGACCTCCTCGTCCAGGGAAGCGCGCAGGCGGGCGCGGGCGCGGGAGATGCGGGACCGCACGGTGACCTCGGCCACCCCGACCACCTCGGCGGCCTCGGCCGCGGACAGCTCGCCCAGCAGGCACAGCTCGACGGCCTCGCGCTCGGCGGGCGGCATCGCGCGCACCACCGCCAGGACCCGCCGCAGCTCGTGGGAGTCGTCCACCGACGACGCCACCCGCTCGGCGTGGTCGGGCACCACCTCGACGTCGGGCACCCGGGCCAGCGCCCGCCGGAACCGGCCCAGCCGCCGGAACTCGGTGCGCGCCAGGTTCCCCGCCACCGTGTACAGCCACGGCAGGGCCGAGTCGTGGACCAGCGCCACCTCCGCCCGGCGCCGCCAGGCGGCCAGGAACGTCGCCGACGTCAGGTCCTCGGCCAGCGACCACGACGCGGTCAGCCGGTAGGCGTGGTTCCACACCGCCTCCGCGTGCCGGTCGAACAACTCGGCGAACGCGGCCCGGTCCCCACGTCCCCACAGCTCGGCGTCGGTCTCGACCAAGCGCGCCGCCCCCTGACGCCTCGTCGTGGCACCCCTCATGTACTGGAGTTGCCGCACCACTCTCGGATGTTGCAGTCCACCTCATCCCAGATGATGAGCACCGCTCGCTACTCCAAGCGGACGCGCGGTGACGCCCCCGCCCGGCACCGTGGTGGTACCGCACGAGCACCGCACGAGAGGAGCGAGCGACATGACCGCCATCACGATGACCACCGCCCTGACCAGGACCGCGGCACCGACCACCGCCCTGGTGACCGCCACCCGGTTCCTCGGCCACTTCCTCGCCGCGCTGGTGGGTGTGATCTTCCTCGGCCGGGGCATGGAGCACTGACCCGCCGCGCGCTCTCCTAGACTGGCCGTCTGCCCCGTTGCGAGGAGAGTGCGTGACCGTCCAACCCATCCGGCTGTTCGGCGACCCGGTGCTGCGGACCCCCGCCGTCGAGGTCACCGACTTCGACGCGGAGCTGCGCAAGCTGGTCAAGGACCTGTGGGACACCATGAGCGACGCCGGTGGCGCGGGGCTGGCCGCACCGCAGCTCGGCGTGGGCCTGCGCGTGTTCACCTACCACTGCGACGGCTTCGCCGGGCACCTGGTCAACCCCACCTTCGACGTCGTCGGCGACGAGTACCAGGAGGGCCCCGAGGGCTGCCTGTCCATCCCGGGCATGTCCTGGGACTGCCGCCGGCACCTGCACGTGGTCGCGCGCGGCTGGAACATGCACGGCGAGCCGGTCGAGGTCGAGGGGTCCGACCTGCTGGCGCGGTGCATCCAGCACGAGACCGACCACCTCGACGGCGTGCTGTTCGTGGACCGCCTGGACGAGCAGACCCGCAAGCAGGCCATGCGCGAGATCCGGCAGCAGTCCTGGTTCGACGGCGGCATGCCCACGCTCAAGCAGTCGCCGCACCCGCTGTTCGGCGGTGGTGCGTGATGCGGCTGGTGTTCGCGGGCACGCCCGAACCGGCGCTGCCGTCCCTGAAGGCCCTGCTGGCGTCCCGGCACGAGGTGGTGGCCGTGGTCACCCGCCCGGACGCCCCCGCCGGCCGCGGCCGCAAGGTCGAACGCTCGCCGGTCGCGGCGCTGGCCGACGAGCACGGCATCGAGGTGCTGACCCCGGCCAAGGCGTCCGACCCCGACTTCCAGGCCCGGCTGCGGGAGCTCGAGCCGGACCTGTGCCCGGTGGTCGCCTACGGTGCGTTGCTGCCGGAGTCGGCGCTGGCCATCCCCGTCCACGGCTGGGTGAACCTGCACTTCTCGGTGCTGCCCGCTTGGCGCGGCGCGGCCCCGGTGCAGGCGGCCGTGCGGCACGGTGACGACATCACCGGGGCGACGACGTTCCGGATCGTCAAGGCGCTGGACGCCGGTCCGGTGTACGGGGTGGTGACCGAGCGGGTGCGCGAGCGGGACACGGCGGGCGACCTGCTGGCCCGGCTCGCCGAGTCCGGCGCCCAGCTGCTGGTGTCCACTGTGGACGGCATCGAGGACGGCACGCTGCGGCCGGTCGAGCAGTCCGAGGAGGGCGTCAGCTACGCCCCCAAGGTCACCGTGGACGACGGCCGGCTGGACTTCTCCGCGCCCGCCGCCGCCCTGGACCGGGTGGCCCGCGCGGTCACCCCCGACCCGGGCGCGTGGGCGGAGTTCCGCGGCGAACGGCTCAAGCTCGGCCCGGTCGTCCCGGTCGAGGAGGACGGACTCAAGCCCGGCGAGCTGCGGGTGGAGCGCAAGCGCGTGCTGGTCGGCACCGGCACCACGCCCGTGCAGCTCACCGACGTGCAGGCGCAGGGCAAGAAGCGGATGGCCGCCACGGACTGGGCGCGCGGCGTGCGCATCGAGGCGGGGGAGCGGATCTCATGACACAGCGGTCGTCCCGTCCCTCCCGCCCCCGCGGCCCGCACCCGCCGCGCCGCCGCACCGGCCCGTCCCGCCCACCGGTGGAGGACCCGGCCCGGCAGGCGGCGCTGGACACGCTGCGCGCGGTGCGCCAGCGCGACGCCTACGCCAACCTCGTGCTCCCGGGCCTGCTGCGCGAGCGCCGGATCACCGGCCGCGACGCCGCGCTGGCCACCGAACTGGCCTACGGCACCGCGCGGGCGCAGGGCCTGCTGGACGCGATCCTCGCCGCGTGCTCCGACCGGCCGCTGTCCGAAGTGGACGGTTCCGTGCTGGACGCGCTCCGCCTGGGCGCCTACCAGCTGCTGCGCACCCGCATCCCGGCGCACGCCGCCGTCGCGTCCACTGTGGACCTGGTGCGCGCGGAGCTGGGGTCGGGCGCGGCCGGGTTCGCCAACGCCGTGCTGCGCCGGGTGACCGAGCAGGACGAGGCCGGCTGGGTCGAGGAGGTCGCGCCGGACGAGGACACCGACCCGATCGGGTACCTCGCGATGGCCCACGCGCACCCGCGGTGGATCGCGCAAGCGTTCGCGGAAGCTCTCGGTAGCCGCGGTGAGCCGTTGCGCGAGGCGTTGGCCGCCGACGACACCCGTCCGCTGGTGCACCTGGCCGCGCGGCCGGGGGAGTGCAGCGCCGACGAGCTGGCCGCGATGACCGGCGGCGACGTCGCGCCCTACTCGCCGTACGGGGTGCACCTGGAGGCCGGTGCGGGTGACCCGGGCGACCTCGACCCGGTGCGCGAGCGGTTGGCGTCGGTGCAGGACGAGGGCAGTCAGCTGTGCGCGCTGGCGCTGACCCGGGTGCCGCTGGAGGGGTCGGACGCGCGGTGGCTGGACCTGTGCGCGGGACCGGGTGGCAAGGCCGTGCTGCTGGGATCGCTGGCGGTGCTGTCGGACGCGACCCTGGACGCCGTGGAGAAGGCGCCGCACCGGGCCGAGCTGATCCGCAAGGCCGCCGGTGACCTGCCGATCACCGTGCACGTGGGTGACGGTCGCGACTCGGGCCTGCCCGAGGGCGGGTTCGACCGCGTGCTGGTGGACGCGCCGTGCACGGGGCTGGGCGCGCTGCGCCGCCGTCCCGAGGCGCGGTGGCGGCGGCAGCCCTCCGACGTGGCCCCGCTGGCCCGGTTGCAGCGCGAGCTGCTGACCGCCGCGCTGGGGCTGGTGCGGCCGGGCGGGGTCGTGGCGTACGTGGTGTGCTCGCCGCACCTGTCCGAATCGGTCGGCGTGGTCGGCGACGTGGCGCGGCGCACCGGGGCGGAGCAGTTGGACACCCGCGAGTACTTCCCCGGCGTGCCGGACCTGGGCAACGGCCCGCACGTGCAGCTGTGGCCGCACATGCACGGCACGGACGCCATGTTCTGCTCGCTGCTGCGCAGGCCTGCGTGAGCTGGTCGGTGTGAGCTCGTCCGTGAACGGGAGCAAGCCGGTGCTGGGCCTGGTCGCGTCGGCGGCCGGCGGGGTGGAGACGTGGTTGCGGTCGGGGTTGGCGGAGCCGTTGGCGGCTGCCGGGTGGCGGTTGGCCATCACGCTCACCCCGACCGTCGCGCGGTGGCTGGAGCCGCAGCTGGACGCGTTGCGCGCGCTGACCGACCTGCCGGTGCGCTGGACCTCGCGGCTGCCCTCCGAACCGAAACCGCACCCCGTTCCCGACGCGTTCGTGTTCGCGCCGGCCACGCTGAACTCGATCGCGAAACTCGCGCTGGGTATCGGCGACAACCAAGCGCTCACTGTTCTGGGTGAAGCACTGGGTCGTCGTGCGCCGATGGTGGTTTTGGCGCAGGTTGGCCCAGACCAATCCCATCATCCCGCGTATTCCGGACACCTGACCGTGCTGCGTGGCGCGGGCGTGCGCGTGGTCTCCGGCGGCCCTGAAGAAGTGCTGAAAGAACTGGCCGCGGTTGCGCCGTTCGTCGCATCCGACAATAAGGGGTGAATTGACAGCCCACCGAGAGCCGTAGCAGGCTGGCCCGTGTCGAAATCGTACGGCCGGGATCGTGAATGGGCTTCGGTTCTCCGGTTCCTGTCCGCACCCGGTGGCCTCCTCGCCATCGACGGCCCGCCGTGCACCGGCAAGTCCCTCCTGCTGCGCGACGCGGTGGACGCCGCCCGCGCCCGGGGCTACACCGCCGCCCTCGTGCACCCCACCGACCTCGACGGGCTCCCGCCGGGCGACAACCCGCTGGTCGCGATCGACCACGCGCACGAGGACCCGGCCGCCGTCCTCGCCGCCCTGCCCCGGCTGCGCTCCACCGGCGCCACCACGCTGCTCGCCCTCACCGGCGCGTACGCCGGACCCGACCTGCGCCGCGTCCTGCCCGCCTACGGCGAGGTGCTCACCCTCGGCCCGGTCGGGGAGGACGTCGTCGCCCAGGTCCTCAAGGACGTGCTCGGCGCGGA
This DNA window, taken from Saccharothrix variisporea, encodes the following:
- a CDS encoding MBL fold metallo-hydrolase, producing MTGDAMTEQITVQTFGGPTALIEVGGLRLLTDPTFDAPGDYSVGGTRVLTKTMPTATTPADLGWIDAVLLSHDQHPDNLDRAGRAFLADVPLTLTTRGGAERLGGTARGLAPWEQVELPRPDGGTLTITAAPAQHGPDGCEPVTGEVVGFVLTAADLPTVYVSGDNASLAVVEEIAARVGPVDTAVLFAGAARTVLFDGALLTLDSGQAASAARVLGARRVVPVHFEGWGHFTEGRDALVKAFTAAGLDGVLDAAFTRK
- a CDS encoding CGNR zinc finger domain-containing protein, translated to MDVIPAAGAEQYPALDFANSALALPGGQYLDLLGSPDAATRWLAEHDLAPADSGLRETCAAQLRALREQIRMLLAARVDGLPVPAGALEAVNDAMTRTPTASLLRWDPARGLHRESPHPVTRIVEHALAVLAADAADLVTGADAERLAACGSPPCNRYLLRTHARRHWCSTRCGDRARAARAYARRKGD
- the fmt gene encoding methionyl-tRNA formyltransferase, which gives rise to MRLVFAGTPEPALPSLKALLASRHEVVAVVTRPDAPAGRGRKVERSPVAALADEHGIEVLTPAKASDPDFQARLRELEPDLCPVVAYGALLPESALAIPVHGWVNLHFSVLPAWRGAAPVQAAVRHGDDITGATTFRIVKALDAGPVYGVVTERVRERDTAGDLLARLAESGAQLLVSTVDGIEDGTLRPVEQSEEGVSYAPKVTVDDGRLDFSAPAAALDRVARAVTPDPGAWAEFRGERLKLGPVVPVEEDGLKPGELRVERKRVLVGTGTTPVQLTDVQAQGKKRMAATDWARGVRIEAGERIS
- a CDS encoding RsmB/NOP family class I SAM-dependent RNA methyltransferase, coding for MTQRSSRPSRPRGPHPPRRRTGPSRPPVEDPARQAALDTLRAVRQRDAYANLVLPGLLRERRITGRDAALATELAYGTARAQGLLDAILAACSDRPLSEVDGSVLDALRLGAYQLLRTRIPAHAAVASTVDLVRAELGSGAAGFANAVLRRVTEQDEAGWVEEVAPDEDTDPIGYLAMAHAHPRWIAQAFAEALGSRGEPLREALAADDTRPLVHLAARPGECSADELAAMTGGDVAPYSPYGVHLEAGAGDPGDLDPVRERLASVQDEGSQLCALALTRVPLEGSDARWLDLCAGPGGKAVLLGSLAVLSDATLDAVEKAPHRAELIRKAAGDLPITVHVGDGRDSGLPEGGFDRVLVDAPCTGLGALRRRPEARWRRQPSDVAPLARLQRELLTAALGLVRPGGVVAYVVCSPHLSESVGVVGDVARRTGAEQLDTREYFPGVPDLGNGPHVQLWPHMHGTDAMFCSLLRRPA
- the ggt gene encoding gamma-glutamyltransferase, with translation MLRSTSTLAALAVVAALVVPAGVPAAAAAEAPREPEAVGAGGVVASIDPDASQIGIDVLRRGGNAVDAAVATAAALGVTDPFSAGIGGGGFLVYYDARTRKVSTLDGRETAPAAANENLFVENGKPIPFAEAVTSGLSVGVPGTPRTWQRALQRWGTISLDKALKPAEDLARRGFTVDSTFHRQVSENAARFADFTSSEALFLPVPDIGTTFRNPDLADTYRALRKDGVSALYKGGIGKDIVQTVTHPPVKPTSTRTVRPGAMTMTDLGNYNAPQREPSHTTYRGLDVFGMAPPSSGGTTVGEALNILETTKLADETPTQYLHRFLEASRLSFADRNRWVGDPSFSDVPTAELLSQEYADTRACLISPTTALTSPVAPGDPRNPKPCGTDGTDAPTPYEGTDTTHLTVADRWGNVAAYTLTIEQEGGSGIVVPGRGFLLNNELTDFSFTPVTPGVPDPNLPGPGKRPRSSMSPTIVLDHGKPVLALGSPGGASIITTVLQVLTQRLDRGLTLRQAIEAPRASQRNSANTQAEAAFLATQDDEALAALGHRFTSTGEIGAVTAVERLPDGRWRAAAEPTRRGGGAARVVYPR
- a CDS encoding RNA polymerase sigma factor, producing MRGATTRRQGAARLVETDAELWGRGDRAAFAELFDRHAEAVWNHAYRLTASWSLAEDLTSATFLAAWRRRAEVALVHDSALPWLYTVAGNLARTEFRRLGRFRRALARVPDVEVVPDHAERVASSVDDSHELRRVLAVVRAMPPAEREAVELCLLGELSAAEAAEVVGVAEVTVRSRISRARARLRASLDEEVS
- the def gene encoding peptide deformylase, with amino-acid sequence MTVQPIRLFGDPVLRTPAVEVTDFDAELRKLVKDLWDTMSDAGGAGLAAPQLGVGLRVFTYHCDGFAGHLVNPTFDVVGDEYQEGPEGCLSIPGMSWDCRRHLHVVARGWNMHGEPVEVEGSDLLARCIQHETDHLDGVLFVDRLDEQTRKQAMREIRQQSWFDGGMPTLKQSPHPLFGGGA
- a CDS encoding flavoprotein → MLGLVASAAGGVETWLRSGLAEPLAAAGWRLAITLTPTVARWLEPQLDALRALTDLPVRWTSRLPSEPKPHPVPDAFVFAPATLNSIAKLALGIGDNQALTVLGEALGRRAPMVVLAQVGPDQSHHPAYSGHLTVLRGAGVRVVSGGPEEVLKELAAVAPFVASDNKG